The Rhodamnia argentea isolate NSW1041297 chromosome 10, ASM2092103v1, whole genome shotgun sequence sequence AGTCTCCATGCCCTTGATACCAAACTGTCATGTCCACATAGCTTTCTTTTGCAAAGTGTAAATATGGAATGCACCACCAACTTATTTAAGATCTATGCCTTTGCTGAAACTGATGTGATCCTACTTGGTTTTATCTCCTTAGGATTAGGATGGCCCATGAAATGATTGCTTTTGTGCGGATCAATAGATTTCCTTTGGTTTGATGTGCCTTTTATTATCAGTTAAGGATTTTGGAGTGTTTCTGAACTTAATGCTTTTGTTTCGGCATATGTGAAGATTCCTCTAGCACCTCTGCGACTATGGCTGAGAAGGAGGAGGTTGATTCACGCTCAATTTATGTTGGCAATGTGAGTTGCTCACCATCTACAAATGCTTTTCCAAGTCTCGtctcttttttgttatttatgctCTTCGATTTATCATGTGTCTAGTCGTATGTTAGTAACGCCCCACCTCTTGATTGAAATGCTCATTTATGGAGTGTATATTTCTAGGGATAGCACTgctgaaaataagaaaatcagAGATGGAAATCTAGTACTGACTTTTGGCCCTTTGATCACTCTTATCTATGCAATGCATGTTAGTAACGCTCCACCTTTTGATTGAAATGCTCATTTATGGAGTGTATATTTCTAGGGATAGCAGTgctgaaaataagaaaatcagTGATGGAAATCTAGTACTTCCTTTTGGCCCTTTGATCACTTTTATCTATGCAATGCTATGCCATTGGTTTTTCATGTTGGCGAGAGCTTTCTATGGCTGATGGGGAATACGTCTAACCACCTTGTAACTAGTTTAAACATTAATGGGTTACTTCTCAATTGTTGTTATATATGACTCTTTTGATAAAAGTTGAATTGCTAGGTTATGACCTTTTCAGCGTTTTGGTTCTGGAATTGTCTCTATTGCTGCGATTGTTTGGATTGTGAGAGATGTCAAACTTTTGCATAATAATACATGCAGGCTTAATTATTAAGTTGCCATGTCCGTCATTGAATGTATCCATTTATTGGAAGGGCATACCTTTTTGTGTCTGTTTTTACGTCTGGATGTCTTCTGAACTAGATGCGCGGGATGGATTTATGGATGACTCTTTGGTACTTTCCTATGCAATTATTAGTATCTTATGCCTTGCGTCTTCAGGTAGACTATGCATGTACTCCTGAGGAAGTTCAGCAGCACTTCCAATCCTGTGGAACGGTTAACAGAGTTACAATCTTAACAGACAAGTTCGGTCAGCCCAAAGGATTTGCTTACGTCgagtttgttgaaattgatgcTGTTCAAAATGCTCTCTTACTCAATGAATCTGAATTGCATGGTCGCCAGTTAAAGGTATTTGAAATAGATCGTGTGGATATAAAATTGCACTAAGATCAATTTGGTTGGTCACTTTTGATGGTTTCAATCGTTGACAGGTCTCTGCTAAGCGAACTAACATTCCTGGAATGAAACAATACCGAGGAAGGCGACCCAATCCATTTGGTTTTCGATCTCGGAGGCCATTTGTCCCGGGTGCTCCGGTTTACTCTCCTTATAGCTATGGGTAAGGAAATTCACATCCGTGGTACGTAAAGAGAATGTTACTTCTGCTGAATGCAGTGACTAATTTATGCTTTGGGCAGGAGGGTACCAAGGTTTCGGCGGCCAGTGAGATATAGGCCATACTGATCTTGTTTGTGGTGGCTAAGAGGGCATCAACGACCGTGGGCTCCGAAATTGTAGCAGTTATTGTACTATGTGTGAACCAAACCATTCATGTGGCGATTTGCCTGGATAAGGTCCTCGAATTTTTCTCTCTAATTTGTGGCCCATGGAGGAACTGTTTATTTACATTTCAGAGAAAAGATAGCAAGCTACAGGGACTGTTTTACATTAGAGAAGAACGTTCTAATTTCCAAATGGATTGTCGGTTACTTTTACCTAGCATTCTGAAGATAAAAAATGCTTCTTCGCGTATGATCCAGAGCGACGATTCCGTGCTGGAAGTGTGCAGCGTGTTAGGGGCTTATTTGTCATGGGAGGTTTACAATTATTCGCGGAATCCTGATGCTACACGTGTTTACCCCTCGGGTTGCGCCGTGCTCGGTGTTAAGTACTGCAATCATCCTTTTCAATAAAGGGTCTCATCACCATCCTCTAAACACACAGTGAGATCGGTCCTACAGATGGTAAATGCTACGGTTGATGGTGTGTTTTGCATGCTCTCGTCATTTTCTACCTTGAATTTAACGCGTCGAAAGAAAATCCTTCAATGGAACAAATGGAACGTATTTACAGCGATTGGTGTTTACTGATCTTATGCACAAGTTTGAGTACCCTCACATGCCAATAGGACAAAAGATAATAGAAAATTCATTTATAAAATCAAAGTGGAAACTCTTTAGATGGCTGGAATCAGCCTCGTTGATTATGTTGTGTCTGACTCTGATCTCGTAAACATCTCTGTAGTAGTAGACGTCTCTGGCGCTGATATCCGCCATTAGTCACTTGACACTGGTACTGTACGAGGCCAGTGGCATGCTGCCACATGGCTTTTCATGAGCGGAGAAGAGGTTTGGTGGATGAATCTGGAAAAACAACCGGCGACTTGGGCGACGATAAATGCAGACCCACCAGGAGAGACTTGACTTCTGCAGATCAGATTCCAATGTCGATAAAAAGGGTTGTGACGAATGAAATCGCCCCGAGAGCTCCACAAAAGATGGCGAGATGATCGAAAGGTGTCCTCTTTGTACTGCATGTTCCATTTTCACATGCTATTTATTTACTTCCAAGCTTTCCCATGCGCGTAAAATAGAGTGGTTAGTATGTGCGAGATTGGAGAACGGGTTCGATGATTGTTTCGCTGTTGTTCGGACGATGATGGATGGAGGGTGGTCCTTTGAATTTTGCTTGTCCTGGGATTTTGACTGATGTTTTGAGGCATTTCTGTTGCTGATGAACCTTAAAAAACTGAATGGTTTGAAGCCGTCCTTCGATTTACTCAAATGCTATGGTGTTAAGTTAGAACCTCGCAGTTTTGTCTTcaacaattgttttttttttttttttttacttatggGGCTTTGTGAAAGATTTTCCTTTACTTTCAGTCAGTCTTAGGGCAAGCTGTCCTTCAATGATGGTGTTATGTTTTGCCCAGCAGATATTTACAATCGGATCTGATTTGTGAGAAGAAAGATGGTAGGTGggaattgaattgaatgaaCGATGGGCAATGATGAGCTTTGGCTTCTACACCTCTGACATACGAGAAGAGGGTTCGTTTGAATTCTCTTCGCGGAGTGAGCAAAAACCATCTGAGCCCCCATTTCATACTCTTGATTTCCTTTCTTCCAAGGTTTATTGATTTGGCATTGAATTTCGGTTTGAGTTCACGGTTGCAATACTTTCCTTAAGACGGTGCTTGCTTGACTCTGGTTGGCTTTCCTAATTCAGCAGTGATGATGCATATGCTTCTTCTACACCTCTCAGACTGAGAATAATCTCTTCTCTGAGTTGTTCTTTGAGTAGATAACGCCATGTCATCTGAGCAAATTCCCATCCTTTGGGAACCTATTATTGTCCCAGACAAAAGAGAACTGAATACGTAGAATACAACTAATTCGGTCGGTCGGTGTCTCAGGAATCAGTGATTCCAAAAGACCAAAGCCCTTCATGTTGTGCTTTCCTGTTCCTTCCGACAGAGGTGATtaggatgaggatgaggatgaggatgaggatgaagaCGACTTGAGCGGCTTCCGGATCAAGATCCCAGACGCTTGGGACAAATGGTTGAACCGACTGAGAAGTTGCTTTTTTGGTAAATAGGAGAAATTGACAATTAGCAAACGTCATTACTTtcctaattaaaataaatttcttgactaaaaaagaaaagaaaagaaagcaaacaaATTTGGAGATACCACTTTAAATCGCAATTGAATAATTAACAATAATTTTGCCTATTTATTAGTAAGTGTGATTAATTTATgctctgtttgttttacaaaaaatcacTTTCAGAAATTTGTTTTTGGGCATTtggtttgcaaaaaataaactagtcaaaggaaatattttttaatccatggaaaaaatcatttaaaagtgaggaaaatatttttctctttttgaaaaaagaaaaatattttcatcatctttcattttttctcttgcaCATCttcattcttctattttttttttattttttttttcattttttatttattttttcaaaatttgattgatttacttttttcttttcccttcttcttaggTTGGTTGCCAATCGTGGCCATGATCGGCGATCGGCGTGAGCAAGGTCAAACATCACCATCCTAGTTAGATCCGGCAAGACGATGCTCACTTGAGGCTGCTTGCCGGACTCGGCAAGGCCGAGGCTCGCCTCATCGGTCTCAAGCTAGGCCTTACCCGATTGCCAGaacaagaaatgaaaggaaaataaaagagaaaaacgataaaataaaataattaaaagatttaattctttataaataaaaatatattaaaaggcATGTACggtggaaatttatttttctttatcaaatggcaaaaaatatttttcaagacaTTTTCGGgtttcaatcaaatatcatttcctcattttcttgaaaaattgatttcttggaAAACACTTTTAGCGAAATGAATGGAGACTTAGTGATATAATGAGTGAAAACAACTTCTCTCACGTATTGTTGTAAAGattggaaaaatagaaaatttttgaTATTATTGATCACGCGAGgacataaataaatttaaaatgttaaaatcaAATGTTTGAGTGAAAAGAGTGAATCTATCTATCATGCCTCtccatataaaataaaaaaaaattactggtCACTTTTTACTCTAATATCAAGGATTTATGGTTTAGGTTTACTTATTTAAAATGAGTTCGCAGGtcatggaaaaataaatcatttacCCTCCAATATAATGCAAAATAAAGCAGGAAAAAGTATTGGGCGCTCCATGGGCCTGGACTGAACCGTTCTTTATACCCGGCAAAGCCACCCCAAGGCCCGACCCCTATACAGCTATGCAAAGTCGTTCCTCACGGTCACCTTTCTCATCTCAGGCGGTTCAATCCGATGACTTCCCGCAAGAACAGTGACGACTCATCCACTTCTCCATCCTCGTAAGCCGTGATTCTTCTCGTCTACGGTCTCTCGAGGGCACGAGCTCGTGTTCTTGTTTAGATGACAACAGAAGAGCAAAGGCTGAGCctttttcgatttgattttgTAGACCCAAGAACGTGTTCAAGGATCCAGATGGTGGGCAACGACGGTTTTTGCTTGAGCTCGAATTCGTGCAGTGCCTGGCGAATCCCACCTATATTCACTGTATGTAATGGTGCTTCACCTGCTTTCCTTCGAGGCTCAATTTTTTCAGTTCTCCTTAGCTGTTTGGTTCTTGTGCAATATGAGTTTTGGCGGCCGAATTTGCGCTTTTGACTAGGGTTTTAGAAACTGCAGATTTGGCTCAGAACCGATACTTTGAAGATGAGGCTTTTATTGGTTACTTGAAGTATCTTCAGTACTGGCAACGCCCCGAGTACATCAAGTTTATAATGTGAgcttaagagagagagacaggctATTTGCTATTTTCCTGGACTGTGTTGTCGAATTGATAGTTGACGATTCTCAGGTACCCCCATTGCTTGTTTTTTCTGGAGCTTCTCCAGAAGGCAAACTTCCGCAATGCGATGGCACACCCTGGCAACAAGGTTTGTGATACTTCTCATTCAGCAACTGCTTCTGTCTATTTTCATTGTTATAGCTCTCCGTTGACAGTTCATTTGAATAAAGAGCACAAGCATTTATGTATGCATCATTTTCGTATGATTTTAGTATTAAACCTTTATAATTGGCAATGCAAACGGTTGCAATGCTCcgtgaggaaaaaagaaaaacaaaatatctCAACCGCATCTGCTAAATGCTGCATCACATTGGTTTACCGtcactttctttttctaatCCGTTAGAATAGGTCATGTCCTTATCGGGCAAATTGATAACTGTAAAAGGAGGTGGATATGAAAATCTTTCCATGTTTGATGGATTCTGACTTATTCTGGCTCGTTTAACGTACTTAGGAATTGGCGCATCGGCAGCAATTCTTTTTCTGGAAGAACTACAGAAACAACCGTTTGAAGCACATAATGCCTAGGCCTCTTCCAGAACCTCCAGCTGTAACCCCTGCTCCAGCTCCACCACAGGCACCTACACCTCCCATGTCAGCTACAATTGCAGCTACTGCTCCTCCCCCTCCAGCCCTTTCTCCCATGCCGTACGGAGTTCTGCCTGGATCATCTCTTGCCAAAAATGACATGAGGAATACTGCAGTGGATCGGAGGAAGAGAAAGTATGCACCCGTGATTCTCAGCCTCTATCTTAGCAGTTTATGCATTTTTCCCCCCCTTGAATCTTCAAATAATGAATGCTTTGAATGCTGATGTGTGTGGTATCATATGTGCAGGAAGGAAGCTTAAACTTGTATAGATTTTAAGAGACGGGTAGGCGCTCATCGAGGTAAATCACATCATAGTGTTCATTTTTACCTTTCAGAGTTCAATTAAATGGTGACCATCAATTTTACGTCCCCTTGCTGTAATTTAAGCTTGACTCTATAACTTCCCAGTGTAGCGCTCACTGGGCTTATTGTGCAGTGCTTGTTTCTTGAAATATAGTGAAGTTGCATCTTTTAAGTGCCACACTTCTTTTCTTGAGCTAAAATTATGATCTGAATCTGTTGGATGAGTGTAATCTGtaatcttttttggtcaaaaatctgAAGGTAACACATATTTGTCCTTTATCTGCTCACTCCTATGATTTTGCATGGTATGGTTGTTAGTCGCAACAACAGGTGTTATTACTCTGCCCAGTTCCATAGGTTTCAGGAAGCCATCATCAAGTAGAGTAAATACGGGGAATTGAATGTTTTCGGTAGTTCTATAACGTTCACTTGATTGCAAGTTTTCTTTGTCAGGCAGTTGATTAATCCTTATTGATATAACATCATGGTACTTTTCAGCTAGATGTCCTATGGTGTCTGGCCTATCAAAGAAATGTGCCATTATGGCCATgaatatttaataaaaaagattCTAAGAGCCAATAACGTCACTTTTATTTAAGGCCAACCTAGTGTGACGCCGCATGACTGGAAATTTCTCAACTTAAGCAGTATAGTTTCGATGAGCTTTAATAGTATCTGGGTCTCCACATTCCTGGCCGTGACCATAAAAGCGTGCAAGTATtgggtttttttcattttgtgcatttctctttgttttttgttgcaAAAGGGGGGTGTTTTTCAGAGGATATGACAATAGATAAAGTGAGATGGCATAAGCCGATCTGAGATGTACCCACTTAGTGTGAAAGGCTTAGGGCTGCAGTTTTGGGGTCAAAATGGCCCCCTTTTTCCCATCTAGTGTTGCCACGTGATCAAGGAACGGTGCAAATATATGTtatatatttgtcaaattttatttattgtctTAGTTTCAATGATTGAAGTTATAAACATTGGCATTAGAATGTAGCTCCAGTTTTAGATATTGTAAGAGTCATTCTGGACCTTTTGGACTTTTGTAGCGGACGGTCTTTAGGTTGTGAACCACGCATCAAGGAGGTGGCTTACTCTTTCTACCAGGGCTGCTTTAAAGAATTTGAGGAGTTTGCTTTCCTGAAATCACAgttaatcataaaaatatttctctGATTATTTCTCATTGGAAAATTTTAGGGAATGAACCGTTTTTTGGCTATCTGAATTACTACCGTGTGGTCTGGTTGAAGACGTGGATATTTTCCTTTCTATGCATGCGCAAAAGTCCTAGCTGTATACTGCGTTCAATGTTTTTAATGCCTTCCGGACTTAGACAGAATCTACTCTTGCCTCCACAATTACCTATAGAAAGTAGTATTTTCATAGgtttaagtacattacaagtgtcaaaacttgtgtacggcgcttattttaatgccaaatctctcaaaacgatcacttaagtgttaaagttttttaaaaacgatcactacagtgccaaaacttttaaaatgattacttaagtgcccaattttttgaaaaatgctcatttcagtgccaactccgatttgagctgacgtggctcgttAGAAATCCGACGTGACctattttttaatgaatattTGAGCTTGAGCGTTGTAtgcaagttttggcacttgtagtgtgcTTTAGcctattttcataatttttgggGTCTTGTTAGAAATCTCTCTGATACTTTGGATGGATCAAGCTATGTATTTCAGCCATCTGTCTTCACATGTGTCTGCGCTCCAAAGGGAGTTCTGAACTGAATTTTCTAGGATAATCCGTCTCCTAATTTCTGTGCAGTCCCAAATTCTGGTTCCTGCCCCAGTTTTTGGCTCCAAATTTATCGTATCAAGGACATTAGATAGTGTTTTGCTTGACTTATTTTTCAGGCTGTTCCCCGGAATGAGACTTTTTGTTTTGTGGGTCAAAGGTGACTATGGGAGTGTTGGGTGGAGCAGTTTGTGACGATGCACATTCTGCAGTGGGGCTGACCTTGTTGATAAACAGCATTGTGGTCTTGCATTGAAGAGGTGATAGCATTTTAGTTGCTCAGATCGTGATTTAAACTTCTGGAGCTGGCGTTGCTTGCTTGATGGTACCCCTCACCTGTGATTTTCACTCTCTTTGAGAGGAAATTTATGAGCTGTCCTCAAAATTGTTGGTCTAACTTTGGTACAGACTCGCTATTGTAAGTCATTCATCTcgtgtttgatgaaatgaatCCGCTCGAATAGATCAACCGCAAATGCCCAGTTGATATTTTACATGATCGATGTTCGATTTGATGGGCGCTCACTTCCCTAGTCACGTGCAGTTGGGTGAATGCGTTTTCTGAACATGTTACGAATGTCATAGCATAGAGCTTCTTCCCTTTTTGTCTTGAATCAGCAAAGCGGGCTGCCTTACTTTTGTTTACAATTCTCGTTATCTACGAGGAAAGAGCATCTCAACCTAACAGCCAAATTAGAAAGAAGCAATCGTAAGCAATCGACATTATTGGATAGGATCAAAGCAGAGATGACAATGTAGCGTTTCCCTGGCTAAGTACGCATGGCATCACGTGGCCGGTGGGTGGATGCATCTCCACTTCTCTAGAGGAGTGTAAGCCAAGAGATAAGACAATTCACAATAGACATGTTGAAATGCAGATGCacgtttctttctctctttgttttttaaatGAAGCAGAGGCTGTTGTGAATCGTGCACGTTCTCATGTTCTGTTTGACTCGCGTGAGTTTATGCGAATAAGCTCTGCGCTAATGCCAATGCCAATGCCACATTAAAACAATTTATTCGGGGGAAACGTATTCAATCCATCCTAGGAATTTTGGATGAGAACATCAAGAGTGACGTGGCAATGTATGAGGCTGCCACCTCGGATCATAGTAATGACCTTTACCTGAGTCAAaactgagggagagagagccaGTAAAGCCCCTCACTTTTGACTCGGTCAGGTCCACGTGACGCTGATACATCCCGGACGCGGCGACAGTGAAGTTAAATTCAGGTTTGCCTTTGCCCGCCCTCCATTCCCCGCGCAAGCCGCATAATAATAAATAGGATTAGTAATCTGACGTGGCACCTGCTGTCCAAACCAATCAAAATTAATGCGGTAATGACATTGAATCGATGAGAACCTCCCCCAGATGTCAACGGTCCCGATTTTTCCAACCAGCTAGGATGCCCCCAAACCAATCTCTCCACGCATCTGTTGTCCCCCGTGTTTCTGCCCTTTCCGAGTCTCCCAACCAGCAAGGAGGCGTAActtatttcttctcttctttcttttttcctttaactTTGTCTTATCATATAATCAGCGTGACTTTAGATGGTAACATCTAATGTAGCAGGTTAAACATGTAATTTCCAAAAATGCGTGCATTTCAAGTGCATACATCTCATTCGCAAGATACCTAAATCCGAAGAACATTACTTTAGCTTTCCTTCTTAAGACAGTGCATTTTGACTATTCTTCCTAGCCTTCACATTGGGTACAACTTCCGTGATTTGACAGTGTGTGCACCTGATTTGCTAACCCGACTTTTGCGCCACGCGAGGAATTGTTTCAAGAGGAAACATGTAGCCGAACGCCATTAGCAACAACGGCTTTGCCATTATTACAAATTCCTTGCCGAGCCCCCAACCTTGGAAAAATTGTGCTTTGATGGTATTACGTATTAGAACCTCAGGAACGCATTAAATGTGCAAGAATGCCCGTAAGGTGGAACCAAGACGAAATATGAAGGCAAGATGTGTTGATTTAGCAAAAAGTGATTAGCCGTGTGGGGATTGGGATTATTGAATCAAAACTCTGAAAGGGCATGGCACTTGGCAGGGGCAATCCCGTAAATCCGAGGACTGAGACAGATAGCTTGTTTGCCGAGGGCTTTGCTCGCTCGTAATGGGAAGCTTATCTAATAGTCATTAACCTGCCATTTccaagattctctctctctctctctctcacgctaCCGTCCCATTCACTCCTTCTCCGGTTCCCTATATAAACCGTCTCTCCCCCACCTCTTTCCTCTCGCCAAAGCCGGTTGCGTTCTCCTTCAatcttgagatttctttctctctcttgctctctctgtTGGGtccttcttcttgctccattgtTTGCGCTCTCTTCCCGTTTTCCCCGTCCTTCTTGTTCTTTGACTTGAACCGACCATGAACGCCCTCGCCGCGACGAACCGCAACTTCCGCCACGCGGCTCGCATTCTCGGGCTCGATTCTAAGCTCGAGCAAAGTCTCTTGATCCCGTTTAGGGAGATCAAggttccttcttttctcttctgcctctctctctttcctttctttttttgttgcccAGTTCACGGGttccttttcgttttttctttttgtgggtgTTCTTGAGAATGCGACTAAGTGGGAATGCGTCGGGTTCTGATCAGGTGGAGTGCACGATTCCCAAGGACGACGGGAGCCTGGTGTCGTACGTCGGGTTCAGGGTACAACACGACAATTCGCGCGGTCCCATGAAGGGCGGGATCAGATATCATCGTGAGGTACCGCCCAAATGGAGAGTCTCCGCTTTTCGTTGACTTTTTGACTTTCTCGTTCCCTCTCGCTCTCGcgagtttgtttgtttgtttcgcCGGAGATTGTGACTCTGTGATGGAGTGTTGGCTCTTTTTCTTGCCTATTTGTCTGTGTAGTCAATTGGATTTCAGGTTGAGCTCGATGATCGTTTGTCTCGTTGCTGGCGTTGCCTGTTCGTCTTTTCTTCTGAAAGTTAGTTAGGTCCAGCCCTTTTTCGTTGTAGGGCCCCATCAAATGTGTTCTCCTGGTTGAAGTTTTCCGGTCGTTTGCGGTCATTTCATGGCAATTAGGCATCGTAATCAGGACTTCTCCGGGTTATCATAGAAATGTGGCCTAACCTTATCCTAATTGTGGAAGTCTTTAATCATTTAAGAGAGGGTTAATCGAGAATGGTACTCAATAAGCTGTGAGAAGGAAGAACAGCTGCATTCATGAGTGATCAAGCAGCATCGAGAATTTTGATACTCTCTTTTTTAAAAGAGGACAGCCTTGCTTATGTATCTTTTGGCGGTGGCTTCATTTGGATTTTCATGCTATTTTAAAGAAACATAACAGCTTCTAATTACTTGTTTCTTCTTCCTGTACTTTGATTTGCATATAGTCTGAATCCATCTGTTTCTAAATGCCCCACTTAGGTAACTTTTCAGATGCCCGTCATCCATCTTCATTAGGTTTATTACTTAATTGGAGAAACCTTGGCAGCCAATGAAATGTTTATCCAAGAGATTTCTACAACTACCCTCACGGCTTACTTCACGAATGCGCTCCACAGTTAACTAGCTCTCTTGTGCCGGATGCGAGCCATCTCCAGCTTGTCGCATTGTGCAATGCCGATCTTAATAGATTTGAAACCTGTAGTTAACggtttcttgatattctttgaaaGGTTGACCCGGATGAAGTAAATGCCCTGGCCCAGTTGATGACTTGGAAGACGGCTGTAGCAGATATTCCATATGGAGGTGCAAAGGGTGGGATTGGATGCAATCCTAAGGATTTAACTAAGAGTGAGCTGGAACGCCTAACCCGTGTATTCACTCAGAAGATTCATGACCTCATTGGAATTCACACTGATGTTCCCGCTCCTGACATGGGAACGAATGCTCAGGTTTGGCTCCTTGTTCATGCGTCATCACTTCTCTGCTTATGTCATTATACCATCTTTAATTTAGTTGGTTTAAGGTAATGACATATGAGAACATGCAGACTATGGCGTGGATTTTGGATGAGTACTCAAAATTTCACGGTCACTCACCGGCTGTCGTGACAGGAAAACCAATTGTAAGAATTGGAAACTGATGGAATTTGTTGACAATTAATTCGAGATTGATTATTTCTTGATGAGGAAGAACTTTACAGCAGAACTCTTTCTCACCCATCCGAGTTTGGTTCTCAGGATCTTGGTGGATCGCTAGGCCGGGAGGCTGCTACTGGCCGTGGCGTTGTTTTTGGTACGGAAGCTTTGCTTGCTGAGCATGGGAAGTCCATCAAAAATATGACATTTGTTATTCAGGTGATTAGCCATTATTCATTTACTTCCCTGAATGTTCTTAAAATATCCTTGGTCTCTACTTCAGATATTGATGTCTCCTTTGCACACTAAATTTCTAGGGATTTGGAAATGTGGGGTCCTGGGCAGCAAAGCTGATTCATGAGAGAGGTGGTAAGGTTATAGCAGTCAGTGACATCACCGGTGCAATTAGAAATCCAAAGGGTATCGATATTCCTGAATTGCTCCAGCACAAAGAAACCACTGGCAGTCTGAAAGGTTTCCAAGGTGGAGACTTCATGAATCCTGATGAACTGCTTGTACATGAGTGTGATGTTCTTATCCCTTGTGCTTTAGGGGGAGTTCTGAACAGGTGTGCTACTTCTCTTAGTGAAACTGTTCTGTACTCTACAGTGATTTTTGCAAATTAAAATGGTTTGTCAGATGCTGTTGATTTGGCTTTTAGTTAAGTGCAGGTAGTGTTTCGACAAACTCTGACCTGTTTCCTTGTGTATTAATTCAATCTGTAGGAATAACGCAGCAGATGTAAAGGCCAAGTTCATAATCGAGGCGGCCAACCATCCTACTGATCCAGAAGCAGATGAGGTACAATTTAGTTCGTTCTTCGCTTTAAGATTTCGGTGTGGGAGATCTCTAATGAGTTTGATTGTATTGCTACTTATCAATGCAGATATTATCGAAGAAAGGAGTTGTGATTCTCCCTGATATATATGCAAATGCTGGGGGAGTGACTGTT is a genomic window containing:
- the LOC115742834 gene encoding polyadenylate-binding protein 1, translating into MDREHEADEHEDYGGEIPDEGEIEGDVDMTSGGDADYYEDDSAPNSSSKDLEDMKKRLKEIDEEAGALRELQAKVEKEMGAVQDSSSTSATMAEKEEVDSRSIYVGNVDYACTPEEVQQHFQSCGTVNRVTILTDKFGQPKGFAYVEFVEIDAVQNALLLNESELHGRQLKVSAKRTNIPGMKQYRGRRPNPFGFRSRRPFVPGAPVYSPYSYGRVPRFRRPVRYRPY
- the LOC115742835 gene encoding mediator of RNA polymerase II transcription subunit 31 translates to MTSRKNSDDSSTSPSSPKNVFKDPDGGQRRFLLELEFVQCLANPTYIHYLAQNRYFEDEAFIGYLKYLQYWQRPEYIKFIMYPHCLFFLELLQKANFRNAMAHPGNKELAHRQQFFFWKNYRNNRLKHIMPRPLPEPPAVTPAPAPPQAPTPPMSATIAATAPPPPALSPMPYGVLPGSSLAKNDMRNTAVDRRKRKKEA
- the LOC115742832 gene encoding glutamate dehydrogenase 2, which encodes MNALAATNRNFRHAARILGLDSKLEQSLLIPFREIKVECTIPKDDGSLVSYVGFRVQHDNSRGPMKGGIRYHREVDPDEVNALAQLMTWKTAVADIPYGGAKGGIGCNPKDLTKSELERLTRVFTQKIHDLIGIHTDVPAPDMGTNAQTMAWILDEYSKFHGHSPAVVTGKPIDLGGSLGREAATGRGVVFGTEALLAEHGKSIKNMTFVIQGFGNVGSWAAKLIHERGGKVIAVSDITGAIRNPKGIDIPELLQHKETTGSLKGFQGGDFMNPDELLVHECDVLIPCALGGVLNRNNAADVKAKFIIEAANHPTDPEADEILSKKGVVILPDIYANAGGVTVSYFEWVQNIQGFMWDEDKVNSELQRYMTRAFYNIKNMCQTHDCNLRMGAFTLGVNRVARATLLRGWEA